AACGTTTTGCCGGAGCTTTGGAAACCTATTGCATTGAAGCGTTAATGCAGGACGGAAAAGCTTTGCAGGCAGGAACATCTCATTTTCTGGGTCAGAATTTCGCGAAGGCTTTCGATGTAAAATTTGCCACCAAGGAAGGGAATCAGGAATATGTCTGGGCTACTTCTTGGGGTGTATCTACCAGATTGATGGGGGCGTTGGTAATGACCCACAGTGATGATAATGGTTTGGTATTGCCTCCAAATTTGGCGCCCGATCAGGTGGTTATTGTGCCAATTTACCGCAATGATGAACAGTTTGAAATGGTGAGTGAAGTTGCCAATGGTTTGATGAAAGAACTTAGAGCCAAGGGGCTGCGGGTAAAATTCGATAACAGAGATACTCAAAAACCGGGTTGGAAATTTAACGAATACGAATTAAAAGGGGTTCCGGTACGAATTGCCATTGGTCCTAAAGATGTTGAAAACGGTACAGTGGAAGTGGCACGACGTGATACTTTGACTAAAGAACTGATTGAAAACTCCAAAGTGGTAGCTTATATTTCAGATTTGATGGATGAAATTCAGAAGAATTTGTACAAAAAAGCAACCGATCATAGGGCAGCACATACTAGCTCGGTATCGACTTACGCCGAATTTAAAGAGGTTTTGGAAATAAAAGGTGGATTTATACTGGCACATTGGGATGGAACCGCTGAAACTGAAGAACAAATAAAAAATCAAACCAAAGCTACAATACGATGTATTCCTTTGGATACGGACAATGTCGCAGGAAGCTGTATGGTTACAGGGAAACCTTCTGCTCGAAAAGTACTTTTTGCGAAGGCGTATTAATTTTTTTGCAAAAATGTTTATAAGGATTTGCGGCATTAAAAAATAGTTGTATTTTTGCATCCGCATTAAAAAACCAATGGTCCGTTCGTCTAGGGGTTAGGACGCCAGGTTTTCATCCTGGTAACAGGGGTTCGATTCCCCTACGGACTACAAAAGATAAGAATTAAAAATAGCAAAATGGCGAATCATAAGTCAGCATTAAAGAGAATTAGAAGCAACGACGTAAAGCGTTTACGTAACCGTTATCAGCATAAAACGGCGCGTAATGTTATGAAGAAGTTCAAAGAACTTACCGATAAGAAGGAAGCTGAAAAGTTATTCCCGGAGGTTGTTTCTATGATCGACAAGTTAGCGAAGAAGAATATTATCCACGATAATAAAGCAGCTAACTTAAAATCGAATATGGCGAAGCACGTAGCTGCGTTATAAGAGACTTTATCTTTACAATATAATAACTCCTTTAGTTTTCTGAAGGAGTTTTTTTGTGCCCTACATTTAAAAGAATACTATTTTTTGGAAGTGATTACTGCTTTCGGAACAAGACTCGAAGCATTTCCTTTGTTTCTAAGTACGTCCCGAACTATTGTGGAAGAAATGTTAGATACGCCCGGAGTGCTAACCAGGAAAACGGTTTCAATACCTGTCATTTCAAAATTTGTTTGAGCAATGGCCTGCTCATAATTAAAATCGGTTGTATTGCGGAGCCCGCGAAGTATAAATTGTGCTTTTTCTGTCTCACAAAAAACAGCGGTGAGTCCTGTATAAGTTTTTACTTTGATGGATTTTTCGGAAGCAAAAGTGGTTTCAATAAATTGTAACCGCTCCTCCAACGAAAAAAGATACTTCTTGTCTGCATTTACACCAATGGCGATAATAATTTCATCGAACAACGGCAATGCTCTTTTAACAATATCTACGTGCCCCAAGGTGATGGGGTCGAAGGAACCGGGAAAAACTGCACGTTTCATCTATAAAAAATATTTGGTAACCACAAAGATGCAATGCCTGTTTTATTTATTTCATCCAACTTGTAACTGGTTGATGGGCATTTCATAGGTTAAAGATAGTTAGTTTTTTGTTAAGGCGTTATCAACTAAAATTCCAAAAAACTGTGTTAGGGTCATACCTGCTTCCCGAGCTTGCTTTGGGATAATACTTTCTTTAGACAAACCCGGATTGGTATTAATTTCAAGAAAAAAGGGTTCTCCTTCCTGAATAATAAATTCGCTTCGGGTGATACCGGCCATATTGAGTAAGCCATAGATTCTTTTTGCCTCCGCCTGCACTAATTCGGTTTCTTTTTCTGAAATACGCGCCGGGGTAATTTCCTGTGATTTCCCTAAGTATTTTGCTTCATAATCGAAAAAGTCGTTTTCCGAAACAATTTCAGTAACCGGTAACACTACGGCTTCAGCCCCATTTTTATACACTCCTACCGAAACTTCGGTGCCTATCAATGCGGTTTCTATAATTATTTCACTGTCTTCGGTAAAAGCCATTTCAATAGCGGGCAATAAATCTTCCATGTCGTGAACCTTGCTCACACCAAAACTGGAACCCGATCTGTTGGGCTTTACAAAACAGGGTAATCCTACCTTCTTTACAATTTCTTCCAGGTGAATTTCTCCGCCTTTATTTACATAATACGAATTGGCACATTTTATTCCGAAGTGTTGCAACACCGACAAACAATCCCTTTTGTTGAAGCTCAATGCTGCCTGATAAAAATCGCTGCTTGTCTGCGGAATCGATAAAAGCTTCCAATAGGCTTGTAAGTAGCCATCCTCTCCCGGAGTTCCGTGGATGGTATTAAAAATAACATCGGGGACAAGGGTTTCACGACCATTGGAGAAACTGAAATCGGCTTTATTAACTTCATGTTTAGTGCCATCGGTCGCAACATAATGCCACCCGGTCTTTAAAATATGAATGGCATACACCTCATATTTTGAAGTATCCAATGATTCACACACCACTGCACCACTTAACAAAGAGATTTCAAACTCGCTCGCATAGCCACCCATGGCAACAGCAACAATTTTTTTAGGCATAACAAAGTAGTATTTACAACGTTTAACAAAAATATCACTAATCCATAGAAAGATACTAACTTTAGGTTTTATATTTTTGCCTCTTAACTAGCAACGTATGACATTTTTCAAATTTTTATTTACCAAGGCTTTTTTAAAGCAGTTGCTCTACGCAATATTGGCCTTAATAATATTTTCCTTTCTAGTTTTATGGTGGCTGCGAAGTACCACCAATCACAATCAAAAAATTGAAGTGCCTAATTTGGCAAAAATGTCGTTAGATGATGTTGAGGACCTTTTAGATGAAAACGATTTGCGTTTTGAAATATTGGATTCGGCAAATTACAATCCCGATTTCCCAAAGTATTCGGTGATTGAACAAATTCCGAAGGCAGGAAAATTTGTAAAAGAAGACCGAAAAATCTATTTATACCTTAACCCTTCCGGTTATAGAAAGGTGATTGTTCCCGAAGTCGTAGGAAGAACCCGAAGACAGGCCGAACCTACCTTATTGGCTATGGGTTTTGAAATTGGTAAAGTTAGTTACCGCCCCTACATCGCCAAGGACGAGGTACTGGAATTACGACATAATGGCGAAAAACTGGAACCCGGTGACAACCTTCAAATTACTTCGGTGATTGATCTTATTTTGGGAGATGGTTCAGGAAGTCTGAGACAAGGTACAGAAGAAGGCGATGGCGAAGGGTCCCTGGAAGATGAAAATGCATTACCTGAAATAGACGACGATGGAGAAAATTAACGAAGACATTGATGAGACCGGTAATGACGACTTGTACGAACATTTCCGATTTGTAGCCGACAAAGGCCAACAACCATTGCGGGTAGACAAATACCTTATGAACAGGGTAGAGAACGCTACGCGAAACAAAATTCAAAAAGCAGCCAAAGACGGAAATATTTACGTAAACGATGTAGCTGTAAAATCGAGCCACAAAGTAAAAGGCAATGACACCGTTACTGTACTATTTGAACATCCTCCCTACGAATTTTTATTAGTCCCCGAAGATATTCCCATTGATATTGTTTACGAAGACGATGAAGTGCTAGTAGTCAATAAACCTGCCGGAATGGTAGTGCATCCGGGGCACGGAAACTACAGCGGAACGCTTATCAATGCGTTGACATTCCATTTTGAAAATCTGCCCAATAACAGTAGCAACCGACCCGGTTTGGTGCATCGTATCGACAAAGACACCAGCGGACTTTTAGTGATTGCCAAAACCGAAGAAGCAATGACACATCTTTCGAAACAGTTTTTCAATAAATCTACCGAAAGAGAATACGTTGCCCTGGTTTGGGGAAATATGGAAGAAGATACCGGAACCATAGAAGGTCATATAGGTAGACATCCCAAAAACCGTTTGCAAAACACCGTTTTTGAAGGAGACGATGCCGACGAAAAGGGAAAACCGGCTGTAACACATTACAAGGTATTGGAGCGGTTTGGATATGTTACTTTAGTCTCTTGTAGACTTGAAACCGGTAGAACGCATCAGATACGAGTACATTTGAAACATAAAGGGCATACCTTGTTCAACGATGAGCGCTATGGGGGTGAAAAGATTTTAAAAGGAACAAGTTTCAGTAAATACAAGCAGTTTGTGGATAATTGCTTTAAACTTTTACCCAGACAGGCTCTACATGCCCGAACACTTGGTTTTGAGCATCCTGTAACCGGAAAAATGCATCGTTTTGAGATGCCCATTCCTGAAGATATGGAACAGTGTTTGGAAAAATGGCGCAACTACGCCAGGCATAGTATCGAGGAATAAATTCTGTTTATTTAGCAATAACTACTCCCAATTTTATAGCGTGCTTGTTTCGTCAATTCTTAGTAAATTTGAGAAAAAGTTCCTGTTATGAAGATTGTACTTTCGCCTGCGAAATCATTGGATTTCGATTCAAAATTACCCACTGCAAAATTTTCTGAAGCGCTGTTTTTAGAGGAAGCCGAACGATTGAATAAATTGCTGAAAAAGAAATCGGCCAGAAGCCTTTCCAAGCTCATGAGTATTTCTTCAAATTTGGGCGAACTCAACTACGAGCGGAATCAGGAGTGGGAATTGCCTTTTACAACTTCCAATGCACGACCTGGGGTGTACGCTTTTAGCGGGGACGTGTATCGCGCACTGGATGTGTATTCCCTTCCGAAGGAAAAGATTGAAATTTTACAAAATAACCTTCGAATTATTTCGGGGCTCTATGGAATTTTAAAACCTTTGGATCTAATTCAGCCGTATCGCCTGGAAATGGGTACCCGAATTACCATTGGGAAAAATAAAAACTTGTACGACTTCTGGAAGAATAAAATTACACAGACATTGAATGAGGAGTTGAAAGACAACGAACTATTTGTAAATCTGGCCAGTAACGAATATTTTAAAGCCATCGATACCAAAGCCTTAAAAGTACCGGTTATTACACCGGTCTTTAAAGATTTCAAAAATGGGGAGTACAAAACCATTATGACCTTTGCAAAACTGGCTCGCGGTTATATGACTCGTTATTTAATCGATACAAATGCCAAAAGTGAGGAAGATATTAAAGGATTTAATTACGAAGGCTATGGTTTTAGTGAGGCAATGTCTACACAAACCGAATTAGTCTTTACAAGATAGTGTTTCATCATATTCACCCATACCCACCCTTTATCCCTAAAACGGCCACAAAGCTTATTGTTGGTACGTTACCGCCACCAAGATTCACCACCGGAGATTTAAAAGAAGGTGACGTGCATTTTTGCTACGGAAGCAGGGACGGACAGCTTTGGCCTATTCTGAATTCAATTTTCAATCTTAATTTAGATTTTGAAACTACTCCTGGGGCTATTGCGCAACGGAAAGAGTTTTTAACCCAAAGAGGCATTGGAATTTGTGACATAGTAGCTTCGGCCAAGCGGGAAAAAGTAGATGCCAGCGATTTGGGGATGCAAGATATAGACCTGCGTGATGTTGTAAAAATGCTTCAGCAATACCCTAAAATAGATACCTTATTATTTACAGGTGGAAACAGTAAAAATGGCCCCGAATATTTCTTCCGAAGACATTTAAAAACATATAAAACGAATCTGGAATTAGTGTCTAATGATGTGCCTCGAGTTCACGAATTTTTGCTTCCGAATAGTGTCAGAAAAATAAAAACTGTATCCTTAACTGCTCCTTCAGGGGCTGCAAACAGAGCCGTTGGAA
This genomic stretch from Ulvibacter sp. MAR_2010_11 harbors:
- the proS gene encoding proline--tRNA ligase; amino-acid sequence: MAKNLTTRTEDYSKWYNELVIKADLAENSGVRGCMVIKPYGFAIWERMQAELDRMFKETGHQNAYFPLFIPKSYFSKEASHVDGFAKECAVVTHYRLRNAEDGSGIEVDPDAKLEEELIVRPTSETIIWDTYRKWIQSYRDLPLLINQWANVVRWEMRTRLFLRTAEFLWQEGHTAHATEAEAIEEAEQMMNIYAEFAENYMAIPVIKGTKTESERFAGALETYCIEALMQDGKALQAGTSHFLGQNFAKAFDVKFATKEGNQEYVWATSWGVSTRLMGALVMTHSDDNGLVLPPNLAPDQVVIVPIYRNDEQFEMVSEVANGLMKELRAKGLRVKFDNRDTQKPGWKFNEYELKGVPVRIAIGPKDVENGTVEVARRDTLTKELIENSKVVAYISDLMDEIQKNLYKKATDHRAAHTSSVSTYAEFKEVLEIKGGFILAHWDGTAETEEQIKNQTKATIRCIPLDTDNVAGSCMVTGKPSARKVLFAKAY
- the rpsT gene encoding 30S ribosomal protein S20 — protein: MANHKSALKRIRSNDVKRLRNRYQHKTARNVMKKFKELTDKKEAEKLFPEVVSMIDKLAKKNIIHDNKAANLKSNMAKHVAAL
- the coaD gene encoding pantetheine-phosphate adenylyltransferase, with product MKRAVFPGSFDPITLGHVDIVKRALPLFDEIIIAIGVNADKKYLFSLEERLQFIETTFASEKSIKVKTYTGLTAVFCETEKAQFILRGLRNTTDFNYEQAIAQTNFEMTGIETVFLVSTPGVSNISSTIVRDVLRNKGNASSLVPKAVITSKK
- a CDS encoding D-alanine--D-alanine ligase; amino-acid sequence: MPKKIVAVAMGGYASEFEISLLSGAVVCESLDTSKYEVYAIHILKTGWHYVATDGTKHEVNKADFSFSNGRETLVPDVIFNTIHGTPGEDGYLQAYWKLLSIPQTSSDFYQAALSFNKRDCLSVLQHFGIKCANSYYVNKGGEIHLEEIVKKVGLPCFVKPNRSGSSFGVSKVHDMEDLLPAIEMAFTEDSEIIIETALIGTEVSVGVYKNGAEAVVLPVTEIVSENDFFDYEAKYLGKSQEITPARISEKETELVQAEAKRIYGLLNMAGITRSEFIIQEGEPFFLEINTNPGLSKESIIPKQAREAGMTLTQFFGILVDNALTKN
- a CDS encoding PASTA domain-containing protein, with the protein product MTFFKFLFTKAFLKQLLYAILALIIFSFLVLWWLRSTTNHNQKIEVPNLAKMSLDDVEDLLDENDLRFEILDSANYNPDFPKYSVIEQIPKAGKFVKEDRKIYLYLNPSGYRKVIVPEVVGRTRRQAEPTLLAMGFEIGKVSYRPYIAKDEVLELRHNGEKLEPGDNLQITSVIDLILGDGSGSLRQGTEEGDGEGSLEDENALPEIDDDGEN
- a CDS encoding RluA family pseudouridine synthase — translated: MEKINEDIDETGNDDLYEHFRFVADKGQQPLRVDKYLMNRVENATRNKIQKAAKDGNIYVNDVAVKSSHKVKGNDTVTVLFEHPPYEFLLVPEDIPIDIVYEDDEVLVVNKPAGMVVHPGHGNYSGTLINALTFHFENLPNNSSNRPGLVHRIDKDTSGLLVIAKTEEAMTHLSKQFFNKSTEREYVALVWGNMEEDTGTIEGHIGRHPKNRLQNTVFEGDDADEKGKPAVTHYKVLERFGYVTLVSCRLETGRTHQIRVHLKHKGHTLFNDERYGGEKILKGTSFSKYKQFVDNCFKLLPRQALHARTLGFEHPVTGKMHRFEMPIPEDMEQCLEKWRNYARHSIEE
- the yaaA gene encoding peroxide stress protein YaaA, whose product is MKIVLSPAKSLDFDSKLPTAKFSEALFLEEAERLNKLLKKKSARSLSKLMSISSNLGELNYERNQEWELPFTTSNARPGVYAFSGDVYRALDVYSLPKEKIEILQNNLRIISGLYGILKPLDLIQPYRLEMGTRITIGKNKNLYDFWKNKITQTLNEELKDNELFVNLASNEYFKAIDTKALKVPVITPVFKDFKNGEYKTIMTFAKLARGYMTRYLIDTNAKSEEDIKGFNYEGYGFSEAMSTQTELVFTR
- a CDS encoding uracil-DNA glycosylase family protein, which produces MFHHIHPYPPFIPKTATKLIVGTLPPPRFTTGDLKEGDVHFCYGSRDGQLWPILNSIFNLNLDFETTPGAIAQRKEFLTQRGIGICDIVASAKREKVDASDLGMQDIDLRDVVKMLQQYPKIDTLLFTGGNSKNGPEYFFRRHLKTYKTNLELVSNDVPRVHEFLLPNSVRKIKTVSLTAPSGAANRAVGSLPAYRKMKEQFPDKTTIDFRIAQYAPYF